The genomic DNA ggtggcatgtataccgtggttattattatgtttactccgtttgtttctacctcaattacctttaGTTCAACTATGGGTTCTTGAtaaatttctaactcctttgtaatatttcatttccttgttaatattgttaCCCCCCCTCTATTTTCATCTGccttatcttttctccaaatattctAGTCTTTgattcctaatgttacatcgtctatgaaggtatccagtttggtttcagtgatgcatattacatctggtTTATTCATTTCAAATATTGTCTCTAGTTCTTGTAACTTCGAAGGTAAACCATCATTACTTGTATAAACTATTTAAtcttttggttttccttttgGCTGCAAGGGTAATATTTGTCTGTTTCCTcattttggttccgataataTATTTACTTTGCTTGAAGACCTCTTACtctccaaagttttttttttttacttcagtcctttgttcatttttattcttccaatttttcttcttttagtgtttctctgtcatctttggtcatattttttcttattcagatTTTCTTATATTCGTCGGGTGGCCTGGCCTTTGGCTTTCTTTACTATAACAGTTACCATTTGCTtatgaatgttacttttagagggcgtttctttcccttttcgtgtgtatgtgtgtgtgtgtgtgtgtgtgtgtgtgtgtgtgtgtgtgtgtgtgtgtgtgtgtgtgtgtgtgtgtgtgtgtgtgtgtgtgtgtgtgtgtgtgtgtgtgtgtgtgtgcgtgtgggtgtctgtgtgtttcttcaAAGACCCAGGAATGTCAGTTGCTGCAAGATACCTACTTTGTCTCTCTATATTAAAATAAATGCCACCAAACAATTACAATAGCATTAGTAAGAGTTTAACCAACTTGCCGACATGTTCATTTTGAGAATATTTCAAATTACATCTAGAAATTCCATTTACCCTTTATTCCTTGTTTACATAACGAGAGTATTTAAACGTCACGATAATTTGACTGTAGGTCATTTCTTGCTACtgttacatatttctttttctatggaaacatgtagaaaaaaatattgtgctTTAGAGCGTTCGAACCTGTCCTTTCCACTGGTGTTTCTTTGCGCTAGGAATTCATAAAAATACGAATGCATTATACTTTGGACATCCTCCCATTTGAGTATTCTCCTTTCAGACACACTCGACCAGCAGTTCATTTTAGTAGTTCAGTTgagctttattatcatttctgattttatatatatatatatatatatatatatatatatatatatatatatatatatatatatatatatatatataaagtacaacaTGAAatacaaactaaaataaaataaaaatgaatattatcTGTCAGAGGCAATCAGTAAAAAGATAATTTTCACTGATAAGTATAACTGACAGGTCAAACCTTGTGCATATATACTCGCTGTTGGTGGCCATGCGCCGGCAACACAGGCGTTTCCTTGTCAATTTCCAGGTGGCGTCACATTTATATGGGGGGAGTTAAATGCATTTGTTATCTAGTCATATTTCGATCACTTGATCACtcattcctttgtttgtttggacTTTGGTAATAGTGGTgcgatttattatttattattatttttattttattgaagccgtgtttttttattattaatgtcgtaTGGTGTGtgctcatttatgtatatatacaaataatacacacacacacacacacacacacacacacacacacacacacacacacacatatatatatagagagagagagagagagagagagagagagagagagagagagagagagagagagagagagagagagagagagacaggacacagagagaaacacaatgagagagtcagagggaaacagtgtaagagagagacagagacaagagagaaaaagaggggaggggacatagagagagaaagagaaatagagacagagagaggatgattCCGGTGTGTTTCTTTTCGCCTTCATTTGAATGGCATAAATCATTTACTGATTGAAAGAGCCTGTTAAGAATAAAGCCTCCTGCAGAATGTCCACAGTGCATAGATACCAAACAAAGAACCAAGATACCAATTTTATTTGTAAAGAAGTAACATTTCTAAAAGTCCTTTGAGAGATTTGTAAAAATCAACCACACAGATCCATACTCACTAAAAATTACAACGAAAGGCAGATGGCATGGATTCACTTCCTCGTGTGCCACAAATCATGAATACGGCGCCACCTGCTGGGACGTTGAAAAGTGGATGCACTCATTCATATCACGCAAGCTTTCATTCATCGCGCATTCAtggaaaaatcttaaaaaaaaaaacatagggtcAAATAACTACATCCATTCCACAAGCCAGAGTAAGAATACTGAACGAGAAAATACGGTGCAAAATCAGGATCACAGTCTCTTCACATACAAGTATCAATCAACAGGTTGTCAAGCGAGGTTTTCATCGTGTTCTCCATCAACCGGAATATCCCTTTCCCACGTGACAGCAACGCCCTAACCGGGAGCAGCAAGAACGCGCTTGTGAGAAGGAAATTCCCCGGCATGAGACAGGGCAAcctgggaaagaaaaagatattcaATTTGCGaaactttttaaaattctttttatcACCATTAGGTTAATTCACCTTTtgtatcataatcgttattaataTTGCAGTACCTGTGACGAATGTTGTTGTCATAATTAGTGCCATAATCATCGGCGTGAGTACAATTATTAAagtttattttcattagcatcatcttTATCTATACCGTCATTACCAACTTTGATATTATTACGGCtcatgttgttatccttatttttatcatattatactGTTTGCATTTGTTTTACTATTTTGTTACTATTGCCGTCATCGCCATGAAAGTTATTAGAACCATCACACCTACCATCAACATTGCTGACCTTGTTTTTGGtaaattaatcattataatttttacgaATATCATCTGCACCGCATATATGTTGCTGATACTGACGACAAATTgaacaatatgtgtatatatatatatatatatgtgtgtgtgtgtgtgtgtgtgtgtgtgtgtgtgtgtgtgtgtgtgtgtgtgtgtgtgtgtgtgtgtaatacacacacacacacacacacacacacacacacacacacacacacacgcacacacacacacacacacacacacacatatacatatatatatatatatatatatatatatatatatatatatatatatatatatatatatttataaaaatacatatatatatatatatatatatatatatatatatatatatatatatatacatgtatatatttgtatatatgtatgtatatatatatatatatatatatatatatatatatatatatatatatatatgtatatatatacataggtatatatatatatatatatatatatatttatatatatatatatatatatatatatattttagaacaaatatatatatatatatatatatatatatatagatatatatgtgtatacatatatatatatatatatatatatatatatatatatatatatatatatatgtatatctatatgtgtatatatatataaatatatatatatatatatatatatatatatatatatatatatatatatatatatatatatatacatatgtatacatatatatatatatacacacacacacacatacacacacacacacacacacacacacacacactcacacacaaacacaaaccctcacactcacacacatatacacacacacatatatatatatatatatatatatatatatatatacatatatatatatatatttttatatatatatatgtatatatatatatctgtgtatgtgctttatttttttactcagaATGAATTGTTGTAATGAAGTCACAGGGAAGTCagttgcagtaataatgataattttacaatgTAAACAATGTTGATCAATAATATCAAGATGTGATTACGGACAACATATAAGCAAACTTTACCGTTGTATGGACCAATAGGCCCTCCTGGCAAAGGTCTCACGAAGGGTGGTGGCCTGGGTACCGGGCGCGTGTAACCGCCCTTGTACACTTGGCCTTGGCAGACCAGGGCGAAGGAGGCCAAGAAGACCAGGCAGACCACGAGGCGCATGGCGGACGCAGGAGGGAACCCGGGCTCGGAGCGTCGGTCTCTGCAGGTGAGGCTCGAGGGAGAGCCAAGCGCCGAGTGGCACCGGAGGCCGTGGTGCCATGCCTTTTATGGTGAAGCCACGCGGTTGTGAAAGCACCTTCAGGCGTCGTTTTccttacaaacatgcacacacacacacacacacacatacatatttatatatgtatatactcatctATATCATATGTtgaacatatttacatgtataaaaatagatgaatatatatatatatatatatatatatatatatatatatatatatatatatatatatatatatataaactgtatatatacatatatacatgtatatatatacatatatatatatatatatatatatatatatatatatatatatatatatatatatatatatatatatatatatatatatatatgtgtgtgtgtgtgtgtgtgtgtgtgtgtgtgtgtgtgtgtgtgtgtgtgtgtgtgtgtgtgtgtgtgtgtgtgtatatatatttatatatatatgtatatatatatatatatatatatgtgtgtgtgtgtgtgtgtgtgtgtgtgtgtgtgtgtgtgtgtgtgtgtgtgtgtgtgtgtgtggatgtgtgtgtgtgtgtgtatatatatatatatatatatatatatatatatatatatatatatatatatatatatatatgtgtgtgtgtgtgtgtgtgtgtgtgtgtgtgtgtgtgtgtgtgtgtgtgtgtgtgtgtgtgtgtgtatatatatataatatatatatatatatatatatatatatatatatatatatatatatatatatgtgtgtgtgtgtgtgtgtgtgtgtgtgtatatgtatatatgtatatatatacatatatgtaaaaatatgtacatatatatatatatatatatatatatatatatatatatgtatgtatatgtatatatatatatatgtatatatatatatatgtatatatatatacatagatatatgcatatatatgtgcatatgcatatatatatatatgtgtgtgtgtgcgtgtgtgtgtgtgtgtgtgtgtgtgtgtgtgtgtgtgtgtgtgtgtgtgtgtgtgtgtgtgtgtgtgtgtgtgcgtgtgtgtgtgtgcatgtgtgtgtgtgtgcatgtatatatatatatgtatatatatgtatatatatgtatatagatgtgtatatatatgtatgtatatgtatatatatgtatatatatgtatatataatatatacataaatatatatatatatatatacatatatatatatatatatatatatatatatatatatatatatatatatatatatatatatatgcatatatatattcatatatatgtgcatatgcatatatatatgtgtgtgtgtatagatgcataAATAACTTAACCACTTAGACCGGGACTCAAACCCATGGCATTGCAGGCAGGGAACTGCTAGACAAACGCCCATACCAACTACACGACCCACTAGAAGGCGTCTGCAACTAGGACCTATGTAGCTTCCTataacctatctatccatataacatataacataacctatctactcatataacatataacataacctatctactcatataacatataacataacctatctactcatataacatataacataacctatctactcatacctcCTATTTACATAAATTCTCATAGAACCATGTCATTTAGGGAACCACTGCTCGTGTTATAGTTTAGGACCAACTCACGtaaaacactgcttgaggatccataCCTCCTGTGTTACCATTAATTTTTATCAGAACAAAGCCACTTGGGGAAAACACTCCAGTGTTGCTCTTAATTTTACAACTAAGTTAACACAGTTTTCTTCCCTCCCAGCTTCAGGATCAGTGCCTCTTGGGAGAGATTTCAGTTTCTAGATACTTGTCAGGATTTATTGCTCATtgtctgcctgaccttgtggggcTCTCAGGTAGTCTTCGTGATCTATGTCCTTTTCTTGACTGTTCATTTTTTACGCCGTCTAACTTGGCCTCCGCCTTTTAAGCCATTTCTTATACTTTTCCATGTGTTCATGCAGGTGTCTTCGCCAAGAGTTTGTCAGCACTATTTTATAATATATcgtgttttgtattttatttctttattattattcttttttttacca from Penaeus vannamei isolate JL-2024 chromosome 43, ASM4276789v1, whole genome shotgun sequence includes the following:
- the LOC113808997 gene encoding penaeidin-3b-like, with protein sequence MRLVVCLVFLASFALVCQGQVYKGGYTRPVPRPPPFVRPLPGGPIGPYNGCPVSCRGISFSQARSCCSRLGRCCHVGKGYSG